From the Homo sapiens chromosome 1, GRCh38.p14 Primary Assembly genome, one window contains:
- the HEYL gene encoding hairy/enhancer-of-split related with YRPW motif-like protein, whose protein sequence is MKRPKEPSGSDGESDGPIDVGQEGQLSQMARPLSTPSSSQMQARKKHRGIIEKRRRDRINSSLSELRRLVPTAFEKQGSSKLEKAEVLQMTVDHLKMLHATGGTGFFDARALAVDFRSIGFRECLTEVIRYLGVLEGPSSRADPVRIRLLSHLNSYAAEMEPSPTPTGPLAFPAWPWSFFHSCPGLPALSNQLAILGRVPSPVLPGVSSPAYPIPALRTAPLRRATGIILPARRNVLPSRGASSTRRARPLERPATPVPVAPSSRAARSSHIAPLLQSSSPTPPGPTGSAAYVAVPTPNSSSPGPAGRPAGAMLYHSWVSEITEIGAF, encoded by the exons ccAGATGGCCAGGCCGCTGTCCACCCCCAGCTCTTCGCAgatgcaagccaggaagaaacaCAGAGGG ATCATAGAGAAACGGCGTCGAGACCGCATCAACAGTAGCCTTTCTGAATTGCGACGCTTGGTCCCCACTGCCTTTGAGAAACAG GGCTCTTCCAAGCTGGAGAAAGCCGAGGTCTTGCAGATgacggtggatcacttgaaaatGCTCCATGCCACTGGTGGGACAG GATTCTTTGATGCCCGAGCCCTGGCAGTTGACTTCCGGAGCATTGGTTTTCGGGAGTGCCTCACTGAGGTCATCAGGTACCTGGGGGTCCTTGAAGGGCCCAGCAGCCGTGCAGACCCCGTCCGGATTCGCCTTCTCTCCCACCTCAACAGCTACGCAGCCGAGATGGAGCCTTCGCCCACGCCCACTGGCCCTTTGGCCTTCCCTGCCTGGCCCTGGTCTTTCTTCCATAGCTGTCCAGGGCTGCCAGCCCTGAGCAACCAGCTCGCCATCCTGGGAAGAGTGCCCAGCCCTGTCCTCCCCGGTGTCTCCTCTCCTGCTTACCCCATCCCAGCCCTCCGAACCGCTCCCCTTCGCAGAGCCACAGGCATCATCCTGCCAGCCCGGAGGAATGTGCTGCCCAGTCGAGGGGCATCTTCCACCCGGAGGGCCCGCCCCCTAGAGAGGCCAGCGACCCCTGTGCCTGTCGCCCCCAGCAGCAGGGCTGCCAGGAGCAGCCACATCGCTCCCCTCCTGCAGTCTTCCTCCCCAACACCCCCTGGTCCTACAGGGTCGGCTGCTTACGTGGCTGTTCCCACCCCCAACTCATCCTCCCCAGGGCCAGCTGGGAGGCCAGCGGGAGCCATGCTCTACCACTCCTGGGTCTCTGAAATCACTGAAATCGGGGCTTTCTGA
- the HEYL gene encoding hairy/enhancer-of-split related with YRPW motif-like protein isoform X1, with protein sequence MARPLSTPSSSQMQARKKHRGIIEKRRRDRINSSLSELRRLVPTAFEKQGSSKLEKAEVLQMTVDHLKMLHATGGTGFFDARALAVDFRSIGFRECLTEVIRYLGVLEGPSSRADPVRIRLLSHLNSYAAEMEPSPTPTGPLAFPAWPWSFFHSCPGLPALSNQLAILGRVPSPVLPGVSSPAYPIPALRTAPLRRATGIILPARRNVLPSRGASSTRRARPLERPATPVPVAPSSRAARSSHIAPLLQSSSPTPPGPTGSAAYVAVPTPNSSSPGPAGRPAGAMLYHSWVSEITEIGAF encoded by the exons ATGGCCAGGCCGCTGTCCACCCCCAGCTCTTCGCAgatgcaagccaggaagaaacaCAGAGGG ATCATAGAGAAACGGCGTCGAGACCGCATCAACAGTAGCCTTTCTGAATTGCGACGCTTGGTCCCCACTGCCTTTGAGAAACAG GGCTCTTCCAAGCTGGAGAAAGCCGAGGTCTTGCAGATgacggtggatcacttgaaaatGCTCCATGCCACTGGTGGGACAG GATTCTTTGATGCCCGAGCCCTGGCAGTTGACTTCCGGAGCATTGGTTTTCGGGAGTGCCTCACTGAGGTCATCAGGTACCTGGGGGTCCTTGAAGGGCCCAGCAGCCGTGCAGACCCCGTCCGGATTCGCCTTCTCTCCCACCTCAACAGCTACGCAGCCGAGATGGAGCCTTCGCCCACGCCCACTGGCCCTTTGGCCTTCCCTGCCTGGCCCTGGTCTTTCTTCCATAGCTGTCCAGGGCTGCCAGCCCTGAGCAACCAGCTCGCCATCCTGGGAAGAGTGCCCAGCCCTGTCCTCCCCGGTGTCTCCTCTCCTGCTTACCCCATCCCAGCCCTCCGAACCGCTCCCCTTCGCAGAGCCACAGGCATCATCCTGCCAGCCCGGAGGAATGTGCTGCCCAGTCGAGGGGCATCTTCCACCCGGAGGGCCCGCCCCCTAGAGAGGCCAGCGACCCCTGTGCCTGTCGCCCCCAGCAGCAGGGCTGCCAGGAGCAGCCACATCGCTCCCCTCCTGCAGTCTTCCTCCCCAACACCCCCTGGTCCTACAGGGTCGGCTGCTTACGTGGCTGTTCCCACCCCCAACTCATCCTCCCCAGGGCCAGCTGGGAGGCCAGCGGGAGCCATGCTCTACCACTCCTGGGTCTCTGAAATCACTGAAATCGGGGCTTTCTGA